In the genome of Thermoanaerobaculia bacterium, the window TTGGCCTTCTGTTCGTCCGTAAGCTTGATTCTGACTTCGTTCGACATTTTGTTCCTCCGCTTTCTGGGAGTCACCAAGCGCAACGTTCGAGCCATGTTCTTCAAGAGCAACCCGCAGACTCAGAGTGCTGTTGAAACGACACTTATCTGCGTTCTGGCGATGCCTGGCTTCGACCTCGTGAATCTTTTCGTCGTGAATTTTTCACAATAAGTGAATTTCTCACATGCCGTCGAGCCCGACGCGCCCCACGCGGCTCCCCCCGGATGCCTTTGATCCCGCCAGCGATTCCGCCTCGAGAAAGATGCGCCGAACTTCGGGGAAGCGGCGCCGGATCTCCGCCTCGAGGCGTCGCACCGCGCTTTCGACGTCCTCGAGGGAAAGACCTCGGCGAAACCGGAGCTCGAGATTCAGCAGGACGTCTGCGGGCCCGAGGTGCATCGTGAGCGGAGCTCCGGCGGTTTCCACGGCGTCGTCCTCGGAAGCGATCCGCCGGATCGCCTCCGCCCGCTCGCCGTCCAGACTCTCGCCGATCAGCAGCCCGCGCGTCTCGTAGAGCAGGATCGCGGCGACGGCGCCGAGAACGATGCCGATCAGGATCGAAGCGACGCCGTCGAAGACCCGCGTCCCGAGAAGGGCGTCGAGCCCGAGCCCCGCCGCGGCGACGCCGATCCCGACGAGCGCCGCCGAGTCTTCGAGCAGAACGACGAACTGCGTCGGATCCTTGCTCCGGCGGATCGTCTCGACGATTCCCCGGCCGCTCGGCTGGTTCTTTCGGAAGTGCCGCAACGAGATCACCCACGAGATCGACTCGAACACCGCGGCGAAGCCGAGCACCCCGTAGTTCCAGGCGGGCCTGGCGAGATCGGTGGGATGAACGACGTGGAGGATCCCCTCGTAGACCGAGATCCCTCCGCCGGCGCCGAAGATGACGAGGGAAACGACCATCGACCAGAAGTACAGCTCGCGGCCGTGGCCGAACGGGTGCGCGCGATCCGCCGGGCGCCGGCTGAGCCGTTCGCCGAGGAAGAGGAGCAGGCCGTCGGCCGAATCGACGACAGAATGAACCGCTTCCGAGAGCAGCGCCGAGCTCCCGGTGACGAACGCCGCGGCGAACTTTCCCGCCGCGATGACGACGTTGGCCGCGACCGCCGAGAAGATGACGAAAACCGAGCCTTCGCGCGCCACGGCGGGAGACCTGCGAAGGCCGTACCAGCAGGGATATCTTGCAGCCGGGTCCGCGTCAGCGGAGGCCGTCGACACGGATCAGATCGCTCAGCGAGCGGCGGAAAGAGAAGGCGATCGTCTTCCCGTCGGGCGTCATCCGGATCGGCGCGACGGCCAGGACCCCTGCCTTGTCCGCCGGTTCGACGGAGCGGAAGAGCTCGTTCCTTCCCGTGGCGACGTCGAGCTTCCGGATCCGCCCCGGGAGCGCCGTCGCGTCCTGGTAATACACGCTTCTCCCCGATGGGTCCCACGCGAGCACGCAGCGCGCTTCCGGAGCGGCCGGCACGAGACGCGGAGGCCCGCCGCCGACGGGGATGAGAGCGATCCGGCCGTCCGCCGCGACCGCGGCGATGGTAAACGGATCGGGCGA includes:
- a CDS encoding cation diffusion facilitator family transporter, with the protein product MAREGSVFVIFSAVAANVVIAAGKFAAAFVTGSSALLSEAVHSVVDSADGLLLFLGERLSRRPADRAHPFGHGRELYFWSMVVSLVIFGAGGGISVYEGILHVVHPTDLARPAWNYGVLGFAAVFESISWVISLRHFRKNQPSGRGIVETIRRSKDPTQFVVLLEDSAALVGIGVAAAGLGLDALLGTRVFDGVASILIGIVLGAVAAILLYETRGLLIGESLDGERAEAIRRIASEDDAVETAGAPLTMHLGPADVLLNLELRFRRGLSLEDVESAVRRLEAEIRRRFPEVRRIFLEAESLAGSKASGGSRVGRVGLDGM